Proteins from a single region of Streptomyces spectabilis:
- a CDS encoding YhgE/Pip family protein: MRSPKLAALELKRFGRGRLPRAALVALLLLPLLYGALYLCSFWDPYGHLDRIPVALVNDDKGAKVDGKKLAAGDGIVKKLRDSETFDWREVSAAEAREGVEDGTYYLSLTMPSDFSKRVASSSGASPETGALRVRTNDANNYIVGQISRTVFSEVRTAASTKASRGFLDKIFISFSDIHGATEKAAKGADKLEGGIGKAKKGSKDLVDGLKKAKGGSGDLASGIRKLHTGAGDLEDGSRRVADGTRKLADRVNGEAAKVRPYLKDNGKTLGDSAQLVADSSKAVRHNLSTLVERAPKAATDAKEASAALDSLYEEQCRQAPEAPSWCPKLKKAKEVAADVSTIAGDVDTLVKDQNGDLKQLDTSLATLQKKAQGLADRAPHLDEKLEKTVRDVNTLNKGAGDVAKGAKKLHTGLGTAKTGATDLDTGVGKLETGASDLEGGMFKLADGSQKLAGGLHDGVKKIPDYDKKDRDQRTDVMADPVQLASRSLHKAPNYGTGFAPYFIPLSLWVGAMVAYMLIQPLNRRALAAGASAWRVALAGWLPVAALGVLQVAALMSVLHWGLGLQMTRAAGTIGFLALVTACFAAIVQWLNARFGAAGRILVLAVLMLQLTSAGGTYPVQTSPGFFRAIHPYLPMSYVVDALRRLITGGGLGPVWQACAVLAAFTAGALALTAVTARRKQVWTLDRLHPELSL, translated from the coding sequence ATGCGTTCCCCGAAGCTCGCCGCGCTTGAGCTCAAGCGCTTCGGCAGGGGCAGGCTCCCGCGCGCGGCACTCGTCGCGCTCCTGCTGCTCCCCCTGCTGTACGGCGCGCTGTACCTGTGCTCGTTCTGGGATCCGTACGGCCACCTCGACCGGATCCCCGTGGCCCTCGTGAACGACGACAAGGGCGCCAAGGTCGACGGCAAGAAGCTCGCGGCGGGCGACGGCATCGTCAAGAAGCTGCGGGACAGCGAAACCTTCGACTGGCGCGAGGTGAGCGCCGCCGAGGCCCGCGAGGGCGTCGAGGACGGCACGTACTACCTCTCGCTGACCATGCCGTCCGACTTCAGCAAGCGCGTCGCGTCGAGCTCGGGCGCCTCTCCGGAGACGGGGGCCCTCCGGGTCCGCACGAACGACGCGAACAACTACATCGTCGGGCAGATCTCCCGCACGGTGTTCTCGGAGGTCCGCACGGCGGCCTCCACGAAGGCCTCGCGCGGCTTCCTCGACAAGATCTTCATCTCGTTCTCCGACATCCACGGGGCGACGGAGAAGGCGGCCAAGGGCGCCGACAAGCTCGAAGGCGGCATCGGAAAGGCGAAGAAGGGCTCCAAGGACCTCGTCGACGGCCTGAAGAAGGCCAAGGGCGGCAGCGGGGACCTCGCCTCGGGCATCAGGAAGCTGCACACCGGCGCGGGTGACCTGGAGGACGGCTCACGCCGCGTCGCGGACGGCACGCGGAAGCTGGCCGACCGCGTCAACGGCGAGGCGGCCAAGGTACGGCCGTACCTGAAGGACAACGGCAAGACCCTCGGCGACAGCGCACAGCTCGTCGCCGACTCCTCCAAGGCGGTCCGCCACAACCTGAGCACCCTGGTCGAGAGGGCCCCCAAGGCGGCCACCGACGCCAAGGAGGCGTCGGCCGCCCTGGACAGCCTCTACGAAGAGCAGTGCCGACAGGCTCCCGAGGCCCCTTCCTGGTGCCCGAAGCTGAAGAAGGCCAAGGAGGTCGCGGCCGACGTCTCGACCATCGCCGGGGACGTCGACACGCTGGTCAAGGACCAGAACGGCGATCTGAAGCAACTCGACACGAGCCTCGCCACGCTCCAGAAGAAGGCCCAGGGCCTCGCCGACCGCGCACCGCACCTGGACGAGAAGCTGGAGAAAACCGTCCGGGACGTCAACACGCTCAACAAGGGTGCCGGGGACGTCGCCAAGGGCGCCAAGAAGCTGCACACGGGCCTCGGCACCGCCAAGACCGGAGCCACGGACCTGGACACGGGCGTCGGCAAGCTGGAGACGGGCGCGAGCGACCTCGAAGGCGGCATGTTCAAACTGGCCGACGGCTCCCAGAAGCTGGCGGGCGGCCTGCACGACGGCGTCAAGAAGATCCCCGACTACGACAAGAAGGACCGCGACCAGCGCACCGACGTCATGGCCGACCCGGTGCAGCTCGCCTCCCGGTCCCTGCACAAGGCGCCCAACTACGGCACCGGCTTCGCCCCCTACTTCATCCCGCTGTCCCTGTGGGTCGGCGCGATGGTGGCGTACATGCTGATCCAGCCGCTCAACCGGCGCGCGCTCGCCGCGGGCGCGTCCGCGTGGCGCGTCGCGCTCGCGGGCTGGCTGCCGGTCGCGGCCCTCGGGGTGCTGCAAGTGGCCGCCCTGATGTCCGTGCTGCACTGGGGCCTCGGCCTCCAGATGACGCGGGCGGCCGGGACCATCGGCTTCCTGGCCCTGGTGACGGCCTGCTTCGCGGCGATCGTGCAGTGGCTGAACGCCCGCTTCGGGGCGGCGGGGCGCATCCTCGTGCTCGCGGTCCTGATGCTCCAGCTGACATCGGCGGGCGGCACGTACCCCGTGCAGACGAGCCCGGGCTTCTTCCGCGCGATCCACCCCTACTTGCCGATGAGTTACGTCGTCGACGCCCTCAGGAGGCTCATCACGGGCGGCGGTCTCGGCCCGGTCTGGCAGGCGTGCGCGGTCCTCGCGGCCTTCACCGCGGGCGCCCTCGCGCTCACCGCCGTCACCGCGCGCCGCAAACAGGTGTGGACACTCGACCGGCTGCATCCGGAGCTGAGCCTGTGA
- a CDS encoding phytoene desaturase family protein, whose protein sequence is MARIVVIGAGMGAMTAAARLAVAGHRVVVHERSHTYGGAVGRVERDGFGFDTGPALLHLPAVYRDLFVKTGKQPLEDLVELSQVEPAVRHVFADGTTTDLPNASRAGVSDALDAALGSGAGALWSAFMNRAREAWDRTRRPLLEEPLWPNWQVLADREPYPSVARRRLLRKERRAATLAEIGAFELDGEPRLCALLEHFALAHGLDPRTAPASAAVLPYLEQTFGSWSVRGGLRALADAVYERCLARRVEFAFGSAVSRIVVKDGRTAGVELADGTVVDADFVVAGVPPRALESMLSDATGPGTGTPAPVRAPGGVPAQSGLPSRLTVLLALRGARPDGTPHRTVLHTPDRADELDRVFGPRPGLPAAPTLAVLRPDDAASRPDADHEAVTLTATVPAGATVTDADVRGLVERAESAVPDLRDRLLWHEVRTPADVEEATGAVGGAVPAPALAAAGGRLLHPANSTAVAGLFAAGGWAHPGGGLPHAGMSGTLVAGLIVEGPEFRGSQ, encoded by the coding sequence ATGGCACGGATTGTGGTGATCGGCGCCGGGATGGGCGCGATGACGGCCGCCGCCCGGCTGGCCGTCGCGGGCCACCGGGTGGTGGTGCACGAGCGCTCGCACACGTACGGCGGCGCGGTCGGCCGCGTGGAGCGCGACGGCTTCGGCTTCGACACGGGCCCGGCCCTGCTGCACCTGCCAGCGGTCTACCGCGACCTGTTCGTGAAGACGGGCAAGCAGCCCCTGGAGGACCTCGTCGAGCTGTCGCAGGTCGAGCCCGCGGTCCGGCACGTCTTCGCGGACGGCACGACGACGGACCTGCCGAACGCGTCGCGGGCGGGCGTCAGCGACGCCCTGGACGCGGCCCTCGGCTCCGGCGCGGGCGCCCTGTGGTCGGCGTTCATGAACCGCGCGCGGGAGGCCTGGGACCGCACCCGCCGCCCCCTCCTGGAAGAGCCCCTGTGGCCGAACTGGCAGGTGCTCGCCGACCGCGAGCCCTACCCCTCGGTCGCCCGCCGCCGGCTGCTGCGCAAGGAGCGGCGCGCGGCCACGCTCGCCGAGATCGGCGCCTTCGAGCTGGATGGCGAGCCCCGGCTGTGCGCGCTCCTCGAACACTTCGCCCTCGCCCACGGCCTCGACCCGCGGACGGCGCCCGCGAGCGCGGCCGTGCTGCCCTATCTGGAGCAGACCTTCGGCTCCTGGTCGGTGCGCGGCGGACTGCGCGCGCTGGCCGACGCGGTGTACGAGCGCTGCCTGGCCCGCAGGGTCGAGTTCGCCTTCGGCTCGGCGGTGTCGCGGATCGTCGTCAAGGACGGCCGCACGGCGGGCGTCGAGCTGGCGGACGGCACCGTGGTCGACGCCGACTTCGTGGTGGCGGGCGTCCCGCCGCGCGCCCTTGAGTCCATGCTGTCCGACGCCACCGGTCCGGGCACGGGCACACCGGCACCGGTCCGCGCCCCCGGCGGCGTCCCCGCGCAGTCGGGCCTCCCCAGCCGTCTCACCGTCCTGCTGGCCCTGCGGGGAGCCCGCCCCGACGGCACCCCGCACCGCACGGTGCTGCACACGCCGGACCGCGCGGACGAGCTCGACCGGGTCTTCGGGCCGCGCCCCGGGCTCCCCGCGGCGCCGACCCTCGCCGTGCTGCGCCCGGACGACGCGGCGAGCAGGCCGGACGCGGACCACGAGGCCGTGACCCTGACCGCCACGGTCCCCGCGGGCGCCACCGTCACGGACGCGGACGTACGAGGGCTCGTCGAGCGCGCCGAGTCCGCCGTCCCGGATCTACGCGACCGCCTCCTGTGGCACGAGGTGCGCACCCCTGCCGATGTCGAGGAGGCCACCGGCGCCGTCGGCGGCGCGGTGCCGGCCCCCGCTCTCGCGGCGGCCGGCGGACGCCTTCTGCACCCCGCCAACAGCACGGCTGTCGCGGGCCTGTTCGCGGCCGGAGGCTGGGCGCACCCCGGCGGCGGCCTTCCGCACGCGGGCATGTCCGGCACCCTGGTCGCCGGGCTGATCGTCGAGGGGCCGGAGTTCCGCGGCTCCCAGTGA
- a CDS encoding DUF4126 domain-containing protein produces MSVLPLVFTSGWASGINAYAVVLLLGVFGATGLSDDVPESLQSPGVLIAAGVLFACEAVADKIPYVDSVWDAVHTVIRPLSGAWVGALLAGQSGSLPDVAAGAIGGSTALASHAVKAGTRMAVNTSPEPFSNAILSTAEDLGVGGVVTFAMFHPEAAAVIAGVLLLLGVLLLAFLASRIRRFLRRRAQRREERHLAAAADRGP; encoded by the coding sequence GTGTCCGTACTTCCCCTGGTGTTCACCAGCGGCTGGGCCAGCGGGATCAACGCCTACGCGGTGGTCCTGCTGCTCGGCGTGTTCGGCGCCACGGGGCTCTCCGACGACGTGCCCGAGTCGCTGCAGAGCCCGGGGGTGCTGATCGCCGCGGGCGTGCTCTTCGCCTGCGAGGCCGTCGCCGACAAGATCCCGTACGTGGACTCGGTGTGGGACGCCGTGCACACGGTCATCAGGCCGCTGTCCGGCGCCTGGGTGGGCGCGCTCCTCGCCGGGCAGAGCGGCTCGCTCCCGGACGTGGCGGCGGGCGCGATCGGCGGCTCCACGGCCCTTGCGAGCCACGCCGTGAAGGCCGGGACGCGGATGGCGGTCAACACCTCGCCGGAGCCCTTCAGCAACGCGATCCTGAGCACCGCGGAGGACCTCGGCGTCGGCGGGGTGGTCACCTTCGCGATGTTCCACCCCGAGGCCGCGGCGGTCATCGCGGGCGTACTGCTGCTCCTCGGCGTACTGCTGCTCGCCTTCCTCGCCTCGCGCATCCGCCGGTTCCTGCGGCGCAGGGCGCAGCGCCGCGAGGAGCGCCACCTGGCGGCCGCGGCGGACCGGGGGCCGTAG
- a CDS encoding TetR/AcrR family transcriptional regulator, which produces MESSASSTRREATRQKLYEAAVTLIAEQGFSATTVDEIAERAGVAKGTVYYNFASKSVLFEELLRHGVGLLTASLKDAAERTVLEGGSKVDALDAMIRAGLLFIDRYPAFTQLYVAELWRTNRAWQSTLMVVRQQAVAVVEDVLRAGVANGELSEEIDIPLTAAALVGMVLVAALDWQSFQPERSLDDVHAALSRLLQGRVSGSR; this is translated from the coding sequence ATGGAAAGCAGCGCGAGCAGCACGCGGCGTGAGGCCACCAGGCAGAAGTTGTACGAGGCCGCCGTCACCCTCATCGCGGAACAAGGGTTCTCCGCCACGACAGTTGACGAGATCGCCGAACGGGCGGGCGTCGCGAAAGGCACGGTCTACTACAACTTCGCCAGCAAGTCCGTCCTCTTCGAAGAGCTGCTGCGGCACGGCGTCGGCCTGCTCACCGCCTCCCTGAAGGACGCCGCCGAGCGGACCGTCCTGGAGGGCGGCAGCAAGGTCGACGCGCTGGACGCGATGATCCGCGCGGGCCTCCTGTTCATCGACCGCTACCCGGCCTTCACCCAGCTGTACGTCGCCGAGCTGTGGCGCACGAACCGGGCCTGGCAGTCCACCCTGATGGTCGTCCGCCAGCAGGCCGTCGCCGTGGTCGAGGACGTCCTGCGCGCGGGCGTCGCGAACGGCGAGCTCAGCGAGGAGATCGACATCCCCCTGACGGCGGCGGCGCTCGTCGGCATGGTCCTGGTTGCCGCGCTCGACTGGCAGTCCTTCCAGCCGGAGCGCTCGCTCGACGACGTGCACGCGGCGCTGTCCCGGCTGCTCCAGGGGCGGGTGAGCGGCAGCCGCTGA